A portion of the Sphingobacterium spiritivorum genome contains these proteins:
- a CDS encoding fasciclin domain-containing protein, with translation MKLKNIFFPAIIFIIIGLNACKKEYYEETGKHDPNYNGTIWQYLQGRKDLFDTLTKVVEYAGMKDVLDKESVTFFAPPDMSIVKAMKELNQYLVSRGQDTVTSYKQIDPSIWKDFLGMYIIKDKYVLKDFPQLDTINLETFGGQGYTSYSGRVMNIGVLYNDTKTVNSNGDIQVIKYSGYRQLYLNYVEDYSASNNLFSMTTGPVATSDIQPTNGVLHVLQFSRHIFGFQRLDFVRAAVDKGIKPLN, from the coding sequence ATGAAACTAAAGAATATATTTTTTCCGGCCATTATTTTTATAATCATTGGTCTTAATGCATGTAAAAAAGAATATTACGAAGAGACGGGAAAGCATGATCCGAACTATAATGGTACCATATGGCAATATCTGCAGGGACGTAAAGACCTTTTTGATACATTGACCAAAGTCGTGGAATATGCAGGGATGAAAGACGTCCTGGACAAAGAGAGTGTAACCTTCTTTGCGCCACCTGATATGAGTATTGTCAAAGCGATGAAAGAACTCAATCAATATCTGGTAAGCCGCGGTCAGGATACAGTGACATCTTACAAGCAGATAGATCCTTCTATCTGGAAAGATTTTCTGGGGATGTATATCATTAAAGATAAATATGTATTAAAAGACTTTCCGCAATTGGATACAATTAATCTGGAAACTTTTGGCGGACAAGGATATACAAGCTACTCCGGCAGGGTGATGAATATCGGGGTACTGTATAATGATACCAAGACTGTAAATTCTAACGGTGATATACAAGTTATCAAATATAGCGGTTACAGACAGTTGTACCTTAATTATGTAGAGGACTATTCGGCATCTAATAATCTTTTCAGTATGACAACCGGACCCGTTGCTACATCAGATATTCAACCGACGAATGGAGTGCTCCATGTATTGCAGTTCAGCCGGCATATTTTTGGATTCCAGCGTCTTGATTTTGTACGAGCAGCAGTAGATAAAGGAATCAAACCTCTAAACTAA